The Chryseobacterium shigense genome segment TTGCATAGGTAAATAAAAGATCACCGTCATTTTTACTGTCCATCATACAGATAGCTCCTATAGAAGAGAGCAACCCCATTAATAAAACCATGGGATAGCGAAAGATAACATCCTGCGCTTTTCCTGTTATTTCACGAAATTTCGTTTTCATGATCTGTGTATTGTGTGTTTAATCTTTTTTCTTTTTTTTCTTCTTGTCCTTATCTTTTGCTTTGCCTTTTTTTACTTTTTTAGGGTTTAAGATTTCTTCTGCATATTCAAATTTAGGTTCTTCAGCTTTTGCAGGAATGATTTCAATTTTAAGGTCAAAATAATTCTTCAGATCATCCTGGGATATTAATTTTTCATTAAATAAAAACTCCAGCATATCCTTCCCTGAATCATTGAAAAAATTATGGGCCAGTTCTTTCAGTATAAACTTACGGTATTCTTCGATAGGGACAACAACGGTATATTTAAAAATCCTTCCTTCTTTCTGAGTGGTGAGATATCCCTTTTCAACCAATATTTTTAAATAGGTGGAAACAGTATTCTGGTGCGGCTTCGGCTCAGGATGCTGTTCCATGATGTCTTTCAGATAAAAAGATTCAAGCTTCCAAAACAGCTTCATAAAATTCTCCTCAGCACCGGTAAGATGATTTATTTTCATAGAATGTTCTTAATGTTGAAATTGTATATTGCAATAAAGATAAATAAAAGATACCACAAATGCTATTCCGGCACCCATAAATACTTCCTTTACCGTATGTCTTTTTAAAATAACTCTTGTAATTCCCACTAAAGCAGCAATTCCCAGCCATACCAATCCGGCCTTCCAGTTCAATGTAAAAAACAATGCGGCAACAAATACATTAAAAGCTGTATGCATTGAGCTTTTGATAAAGAAATTACTGATCTGCATGGTGAAAATAAGGATAAGGATAAAGAGCATCACAAGATCAATATACCCGTTCCTGAAATAATTAAAGATAAGATAGGCAACCACACAGCCCGCAATAAAAATATAGAGCGTTTTCCTCTGGACACGGTCCGAAACGTCCATATTCGTATATCTTCCGGTTTTTACATTCCATACCAGCCAGATCACTACCGGCACAATAATCATCAGTAATATAGGCACAAAATAAAGCAGGGAATCTTTCAGTGAGTATTGCTTTACGCTCATATACGTAAAGTAAATAAATAAAGAAACAAGTGGATTAAAAAAATCCGAGATAATCTTTGAAACTTTATGCACCAGTAAAGGCTGTTTTTCTTCCATGTTCAGGTTTAAAATTCAAATATAACACTATAAGCAAAAAAACAATTAGTATGTATATGATAAAAACAAAGTTTTTTTTATAATTTTGCTCAAATATTCATCATAAAAAAGCAAGAGCTAACACATGAAAGAATTTTCTAAAGAGGTATACCTGAAGTGGTATGAAGATATGACTATGTGGAGAAGGTTTGAAGACAAATGCCGTTCTCTTTATCTAAAACAAAAGATCAGAGGTTTTTTACATTTGTATAATGGTCAGGAAGCTATTCCTGCCGGATTCACACATGCAATGGATTTAACGAAAGACAGTATGATTACTGCTTACAGATGCCACATCCATCCAATGGCGATGGGAGTAGATCCTAAGAGAATCATGGCTGAACTTTGCGGTAAAGCTACCGGAACGTCCGGAGGTATGGGTGGTTCTATGCACATTTTCAGTAAAGAGCACCGTTTTTATGGCGGGCACGGTATTGTAGGAGGACAAATTCCTTTGGGAGCCGGAATTGCTTTTGCAGATAAATATTTTGACAGAAAAGCTGTAAACATTTGCTTCTTCGGAGACGGAGCAGCAAGACAGGGATCGCTTCACGAAACTTTCAACATGGCGATGAACTGGAAACTTCCTGTAGTATTTGTGGTAGAAAACAACCAGTATGCAATGGGAACTTCTGTAAAAAGAACAGCCAACCACGAAGATATCTATAAATTAGGTTTAGGGTACGAAATGCCTTGCCTTGCTGTAGATGCAATGGACCCTGAAAAAGTAGCCGAAGCAGCTTATGAAGCAATAGAAAGAGCAAGAAGAGGAGACGGGCCTACATTTATTGAAGCAAGAACTTACCGTTACAGAGGACACTCTATGTCTGATGCCGAGCCTTACAGAAGTAAAGAAGAAGTAGCACTTCATAAGAATGATGATCCTATGGAACTTGTGAAACACAGAATCCTGGAGAATGGATGGGCTACGGAAGCTGAACTGGAAACTATTGACAATAAATCAAGAGAATTTGTAGAAGAGTGTATTGAATTCATGGAAAATTCACCTTATCCGGATCCGGAGAAAATCTACGAATACGTTTATGCTCAGGAAAACTACCCATTCTTAGATAAATTAGAAAACTAAAAGATAATTAAATCAATTTGAAAATTTGAAAATGAGATAGTAAATTCATCTTTTTTTAATTTTCAAATTCTCAAATTTTCAAATTAATAAAAAATTATGGCAGAAGTAATTACGATGCCCCGCCTTTCTGATACTATGACGGAAGGAAAGGTGGCGAAATGGCATAAAAAAGTAGGAGATAAAGTAAAAGAAGGAGATATTTTAGCCGAAATTGAAACAGATAAAGCTGTTCAGGATTTCGAATCTGAAATGGAAGGAACTCTTTTATATATTGGTGTAGAAGAAGGCGCTGCTGCTGCTGTAGATTCTGTTTTAGCGATTATTGGAAATGAAGGCGAAGATATTTCCGGACTAACCGGCGGAGCGGCTGCTCCCGCTGCAGGAGGTTCTGAAGAGAAAAAATCTGAGGAAGAATCCAAAACAGAAAACAACGCTACAAGTGTTGAGCAGACTACTGCGGAAGTTCCTGCAGGAGTGGAAATTATTACAATGCCAAGACTTTCCGATACCATGACGGAAGGGAAAGTGGCGAAATGGCATAAAAATGTAGGCGATACCGTAAAAGAAGGAGATCTTCTTGCTGAGATTGAAACAGATAAAGCAGTTCAGGATTTTGAATCTGAATTCAACGGGGTATTATTGAAGCAGGGCGTAGAAGAAGGCGGTGCTGCTCCGGTAGATTCAGTATTGGCAATCATTGGCCCTGCAGGAACAGATGTTTCCGCTGTAGGCGCTCCAAAAGCAGCAGCTCAGTCATCAGACAAACCTGCTGAACAGAAAGCTGAAGCTAAAACGGAAGAAAAAGCAGCACCTGCAGTAAGTTCTTCATCTTCTGACAGGGTAGCGATCTCTCCGTTAGCTAAAAAAATGGCTCAGGACAAAGGGGTTGATATCAACAGCGTTCACGGTTCAGGAGAAAACGGAAGAATCGTTAAAAAAGATATTGAAAACTATCAGCCTTCCCAGGCACAGGCTCAATCTCCTGCTTCTGCTCCGGCAGCAGCTGCGGTTGCGTTAAGCTTTGTTCAGGGTGAAGATACGGAAACGCCAAACTCCCAGGTAAGAAATATTATTGCAAAACGTCTTGCTGAAAGTAAGTTCTCTGCACCTCACTATTACCTGATGGTGGAGATCAATATGGATAAGGCAATTGAGGCCAGAAAAGAAATCAATTCCTTACCGGATACCAAGATCTCTTTCAATGATATGATCATTAAAGCAACGGCTGTTGCTTTAAGAAAACATCCGCAGGTGAATTCAAGCTGGGCTGGAGACAAGATCATCCACAGAGGAAATATCAATGTAGGTGTTGCGGTGGCTATTCCTGACGGATTAGTGGTTCCTGTACTTAAAAATACAGACCAGATGAACTACACACAGATTTCCGCAGCGGTAAAAGATATGGCTTCAAGAGCTAAGAGCAAAGGCCTTAAAGCTAATGAAATGGAAGGTTCCACATTCTCTATCTCCAACCTGGGTATGTTCGGAATTGAGACATTTACAAGTATCATTAACCAGCCGAACTCTGCCATCCTTTCCGTAGGGGCAATTATTGAAAAACCGATTGTAAAAGACGGTCAGATTGTGGTAGGAAACATCATGAAGCTTTCACTGGCATGCGACCACAGAGTGGTAGACGGTGCTACGGGAGCTCAGTTCTTACAGACATTGAAAACATATCTGGAAAGTCCTTTAACTCTGTTACTGTAACAAGTCCGAATTATAAAATAGTAAAACCTCTCGTTTCGAGAGGTTTTTTTGTTTATTTAAAAATGAAATTTTAGATATTATCATTCTAATTTTTGATTGAATATCAAAATCAAATTACTATTTTTGAATCATGATTAAAGCAAGTAATATCCATAAATCTTATGGGAATTTAGAAGTACTGAAAGGAGTTGACATCCACATCAAAACGGGTGAAGTTGTTTCTATTGTAGGGGAATCAGGAGCTGGAAAATCTACTTTGCTTCAGATCTTAGGAACTTTGGATCATCCCAGTAATTCCAATAAGTATAATACGGAAATTAGTATTGCAGGGGAGTCTTTTATTAATATGAATGATAAACAGCTTTCCAAATTCAGAAATCAGAATATCGGTTTTGTATTTCAGTTTCATCAGCTTCTTCCGGAGTTTACTGCTTTAGAAAATGTTCTACTTCCTACAAAAATTGGGGGAGCCAACGAAAAAGAGGCGCTGGAAAAAGCATATGCTTTATTTGAAGACCTTAAAATAGAACAGAGGCTGAACCATAAACCCAACCAATTATCCGGAGGAGAGGCGCAGAGAGTAGCTGTAGCAAGAGCACTTATCAATTCCCCTAAAATTATTTTTGCGGATGAACCTACAGGAAATCTGGATTCAAAGAATGCAGATGATCTGCACAGGTTATTTTTTGATTTAAGAGATAAATACAACCAAACCTTTGTTATTGTAACCCATAATCCTAACCTTGCTGAAATTACAGACCGGAAACTGGTTATGAAAGATGGTATGATTATAGAATAAAACACACACCTTAATGAAAAAACTTTTATTCCTGTCCCTTTTTGCTATTTCCTGCTCAAAAGTTGAGTCTCAGGAAAATATATCTTCTAGTTTTCTTCCGGAAGCGAAAGTTTTGGAAATTAAAAACTTTGTAAAGGGGAAAAATTATAATCAGGACATTGCTGTTTTTATTAATTTTAAGGTGTATTCCGGGAAATACCGTTACTTTGTTTATGACCTGAAAAATAATAAAATATTGCAGAAAGCAATTGTTTCTCATGGATCAGGGTCAGTTATTAAGAATTCGGATGCTCTGAAATTCAGCAATACAGAAGGTTCATATCAGTCTTCACTTGGAAAATATGAAATCCTGAACAGTTATAACGGAAAATTCGGAAAAGCGTACAGGCTGAACGGCCTGGATATGGGTAACAGCAATGCAATGCAAAGGGCAATAGTATTACATTCTTTCGGATGTATCCCGGATCAGGAATCCCCAAACCCTGCATGTTTAAGCTTGGGATGTCCGATGCTTTCTGCGGGTGCATTGGCTCAAACCGCAAAATATCTTGATAAGTCAAAATATCCGGTGATAATGTACGCATTCTATTAAATTCTGTTTCTATATTCTAAATCCACACACAAATGACTATAAAATTTCTTGCTAAAGACGACAGGCCCAGAGAAAAATTTTTACGAAATGGAAAGAATTCGCTTTCTGATTCCGAACTTTTAGCTATCATTATGGGGAGCGGAAGCAGGGATGAGAGCGCTTTGGAATTGGCAAGAAAGATTCTGGCTTCGGTGGATAACAGCTGGCACCAGTTGAGCCTTCTTTCCAATAAAGAGCTTATGAAGTTCAAAGGAGTGGGAGAAGTGAAAGCCGTTTCCATTATTGCAGCATTAGAAATAGGAAAGAGAAGAATTACCCAGGAAATACCCGATAAGGCAGTAATTTCAAATAGTGATGAAGCTTATGTTATACTTAAAAATCAATTAACAGATCTGAGGACTGAAGAATTTTGGGCAATATTTCTGAATCAAAGGAATAAAGTTATCCAAGTTTCACAACTTACACAGGGAGGAATAAGTCAATCTATTGTAGATGTCAGGGTTTTATTTAAAACTGCTTTGGATCACCTTTCAACAGGAATTATAATAGCCCACAATCATCCTTCCGGTAGTTTAAAACCGAGTAAAGAAGACATCAATATTACCAAGAAAATAAAAGAAGCAGGACAAACATTAAGCATACAGCTTTTAGACCATATTATCATTACACAGGATAAATACTTTAGTTTCTCAGATGAAGGATTATTATGATTAGGAGATTGAAATATAACGAAATCAATTTTATAAAATATACTGGCTGCCTTGAAAAGTCAGAACAGAGAAAGTATTCAGCATCAAAAGATTTCCTGGATGCGACAACCGATAAGCAATGGGATGTTTTAATTTATAATGATTATGAGGCTGTTATGCCTGTTCCTTTTATACTTAAAAAAGGTATTAAAATTGTCCAGAATCCATTGATATGCCAGCAACTTGGAGTCTTTTCTGTTAAAGATGATAAGAAAATTAATGAAAAATTCCTGCATTTTCTTCAGAAAAATTATCTGATAAGAGCTTATCATTTCAATGAGACCAATGGTTTTGATTCAAAATTAAAGACAAAGAAGAACTTTCTTTTATATCCGGATGAATATGCCAAAGTTTTTGCAAAATATTCACCTAAAAGAAAAAGAAAACTGAGGTTGGATGATGAAGTGATAGAAAATTCGGAGCTTAAAGAAATAAGCTACCATGAAGCCGAAATTTTTATAAAGAACAATGTGATAGGATTGGATAAAGAGGATGATACAGAAACTTTGCTTAAAACCCTGCAAACCTTTCATTCATCAAAATATTTGAAATTTTCAGCTTTTTACTATCATCGTGAGATCACCAATATGATAGCTACTTATTCAGATTATGATACCATTGCGCTTCTGGGGACTTTTAATGATAAAAAATACATTAAGATGGCCGGAGCGTCCACATTGATTGATTATGTAATAAAAGAAAATATAGAAAATTACATTTTTGACTTTGAAGGTGGGAATCTTCCGAGTATTGAAGAGTTTTTCAGAGGCTTCCGGCCGGTGTTGAAGCATTACGCAGTCATAGAGAACTCTAAAAAAACACTGATTAAAAACTTTGCCAGATTTTTAATGAGATGCAAGTTTTCTTAAAATTTATATCATTTATATTTCGTTATTTAGAATGATTATAACTAAATATTATTCCGTACCTTTATAAAGTATTATCCAAACATTCCAGTCATGCTAAAGCAGATCCGCCATTATAAGCTTCCCTATATTATTTACAATTTTTTTAATAAGAAGAAATTACAGCATAATATTCCTTTATATAAGAAATACGGCCTTAATAAAAGCTATTTTTCCAGTATTTCCAGTGCAGATTTTGCCCATCTTCCTGCCTCTTTAAGAAAAATAGATCAGGATAGGCTGATTGATACTGCATTTTTCAAAGGACTTACTGACGAAAATAAAGAAAGTGCCCTTCAATATGATGAGAACGGATACATGATTTTGAGAAATTTCATTACCGAAAATGATGCTGATAAAATCAATACCGAAATTGAAAAACTGATGGAGAACGGCACACTGAAATTCATCTACGGCGGAAAGCTGATGTTTGCCATTCATCATTCTGAAATCATTAAGAATATTGGTAGTAACAGAAATTTATTAGATTTTCTGTCTGTACTGTTAAACGGCAAAGCTAAACTTTTTCAGAGCATTAATTTCATTAACGGGAGCCAGCAGAAAACACATTCAGACAGCATCCACATGACAACCTATCCGCTGGGCGGACTTTTGGGAGTATGGATTGCACTGGAAGATGTGGATGAAACCAACGGTGCTTTGCATTATATCCCGAAAAGCCATAAGCTGCCTTATTTTCTTAATTCTGATTATGATAATGAAGGTGATGCATTAAGGATTGGCAAAAAAAGCTATAGGGCCTATGAAGAATTTTTAGAATCTAAAGTCAGGGAATTAGGCTTGAAAAAAGAGGTCTTTAAAGCAAAAAAAGGAGATATGTTGATATGGCATGCCAATATACTTCATGGAGGAGAACCGCATACCGATAAGAACAGGACAAGAAAAAGTCTTGTTTATCACTTTTTTGATGAAGACAGTGTATGTTACCATGAAGTGACCCAAAGACCTGCTTTATTTGAATTATAGCCCTTTATCATTGCAAAAACCCGTAAAAGAATAAATAAGCTGAATCATAAATAGTTTTTTTACTT includes the following:
- a CDS encoding BlaI/MecI/CopY family transcriptional regulator — protein: MKINHLTGAEENFMKLFWKLESFYLKDIMEQHPEPKPHQNTVSTYLKILVEKGYLTTQKEGRIFKYTVVVPIEEYRKFILKELAHNFFNDSGKDMLEFLFNEKLISQDDLKNYFDLKIEIIPAKAEEPKFEYAEEILNPKKVKKGKAKDKDKKKKKKKD
- a CDS encoding phosphatase PAP2 family protein, with the protein product MEEKQPLLVHKVSKIISDFFNPLVSLFIYFTYMSVKQYSLKDSLLYFVPILLMIIVPVVIWLVWNVKTGRYTNMDVSDRVQRKTLYIFIAGCVVAYLIFNYFRNGYIDLVMLFILILIFTMQISNFFIKSSMHTAFNVFVAALFFTLNWKAGLVWLGIAALVGITRVILKRHTVKEVFMGAGIAFVVSFIYLYCNIQFQH
- the pdhA gene encoding pyruvate dehydrogenase (acetyl-transferring) E1 component subunit alpha — encoded protein: MKEFSKEVYLKWYEDMTMWRRFEDKCRSLYLKQKIRGFLHLYNGQEAIPAGFTHAMDLTKDSMITAYRCHIHPMAMGVDPKRIMAELCGKATGTSGGMGGSMHIFSKEHRFYGGHGIVGGQIPLGAGIAFADKYFDRKAVNICFFGDGAARQGSLHETFNMAMNWKLPVVFVVENNQYAMGTSVKRTANHEDIYKLGLGYEMPCLAVDAMDPEKVAEAAYEAIERARRGDGPTFIEARTYRYRGHSMSDAEPYRSKEEVALHKNDDPMELVKHRILENGWATEAELETIDNKSREFVEECIEFMENSPYPDPEKIYEYVYAQENYPFLDKLEN
- a CDS encoding 2-oxo acid dehydrogenase subunit E2, with amino-acid sequence MAEVITMPRLSDTMTEGKVAKWHKKVGDKVKEGDILAEIETDKAVQDFESEMEGTLLYIGVEEGAAAAVDSVLAIIGNEGEDISGLTGGAAAPAAGGSEEKKSEEESKTENNATSVEQTTAEVPAGVEIITMPRLSDTMTEGKVAKWHKNVGDTVKEGDLLAEIETDKAVQDFESEFNGVLLKQGVEEGGAAPVDSVLAIIGPAGTDVSAVGAPKAAAQSSDKPAEQKAEAKTEEKAAPAVSSSSSDRVAISPLAKKMAQDKGVDINSVHGSGENGRIVKKDIENYQPSQAQAQSPASAPAAAAVALSFVQGEDTETPNSQVRNIIAKRLAESKFSAPHYYLMVEINMDKAIEARKEINSLPDTKISFNDMIIKATAVALRKHPQVNSSWAGDKIIHRGNINVGVAVAIPDGLVVPVLKNTDQMNYTQISAAVKDMASRAKSKGLKANEMEGSTFSISNLGMFGIETFTSIINQPNSAILSVGAIIEKPIVKDGQIVVGNIMKLSLACDHRVVDGATGAQFLQTLKTYLESPLTLLL
- a CDS encoding ABC transporter ATP-binding protein; protein product: MIKASNIHKSYGNLEVLKGVDIHIKTGEVVSIVGESGAGKSTLLQILGTLDHPSNSNKYNTEISIAGESFINMNDKQLSKFRNQNIGFVFQFHQLLPEFTALENVLLPTKIGGANEKEALEKAYALFEDLKIEQRLNHKPNQLSGGEAQRVAVARALINSPKIIFADEPTGNLDSKNADDLHRLFFDLRDKYNQTFVIVTHNPNLAEITDRKLVMKDGMIIE
- a CDS encoding murein L,D-transpeptidase catalytic domain-containing protein; its protein translation is MKKLLFLSLFAISCSKVESQENISSSFLPEAKVLEIKNFVKGKNYNQDIAVFINFKVYSGKYRYFVYDLKNNKILQKAIVSHGSGSVIKNSDALKFSNTEGSYQSSLGKYEILNSYNGKFGKAYRLNGLDMGNSNAMQRAIVLHSFGCIPDQESPNPACLSLGCPMLSAGALAQTAKYLDKSKYPVIMYAFY
- the radC gene encoding RadC family protein codes for the protein MTIKFLAKDDRPREKFLRNGKNSLSDSELLAIIMGSGSRDESALELARKILASVDNSWHQLSLLSNKELMKFKGVGEVKAVSIIAALEIGKRRITQEIPDKAVISNSDEAYVILKNQLTDLRTEEFWAIFLNQRNKVIQVSQLTQGGISQSIVDVRVLFKTALDHLSTGIIIAHNHPSGSLKPSKEDINITKKIKEAGQTLSIQLLDHIIITQDKYFSFSDEGLL
- a CDS encoding phytanoyl-CoA dioxygenase family protein; translation: MLKQIRHYKLPYIIYNFFNKKKLQHNIPLYKKYGLNKSYFSSISSADFAHLPASLRKIDQDRLIDTAFFKGLTDENKESALQYDENGYMILRNFITENDADKINTEIEKLMENGTLKFIYGGKLMFAIHHSEIIKNIGSNRNLLDFLSVLLNGKAKLFQSINFINGSQQKTHSDSIHMTTYPLGGLLGVWIALEDVDETNGALHYIPKSHKLPYFLNSDYDNEGDALRIGKKSYRAYEEFLESKVRELGLKKEVFKAKKGDMLIWHANILHGGEPHTDKNRTRKSLVYHFFDEDSVCYHEVTQRPALFEL